One Clostridium estertheticum DNA segment encodes these proteins:
- a CDS encoding 4-hydroxyphenylacetate 3-hydroxylase family protein, which produces MGLMTKEQYIESLRKLNLKVYMFGELVENVVDHPIIRPSLNSVAMTYELAQNPEFEDLMTATSDLTGEKVNRFTHLHQNTGDLIKKVKMQRLLGQKTASCFQRCVGMDAFNSLFSTTYELDKEHGTSYHENFKKFLTYVQNNDLTVDGAMTDPKGDRGLSPSKQEDPDMYLRVVERRADGIVVRGAKAHQTGMTNSHEIIVMPTIAMTENDKDWAVSFAVPTDAEGVFHIYGRQSCDTRKLEDGMIDRGNSEFGGQETLTVFENVFVPNDRIFLNGETEFAGMLVERFAGYHRQSYGGCKVGVGDVLIGAAAVASEYNGAHKATHIKDKLIEMTHLNETLFACGIACSAEGHVTKAGNYEIDNLLANVCKQNVTRFPYEICRLAEDIAGGLMVTMPSEQDFRNPKTGPYIDKYLKGVAAVSTENRMKILRLIENMTLGTAAVGYRTESMHGAGSPQAQRIMIARQGNLAYKKKLAKTIAKVNE; this is translated from the coding sequence ATGGGATTAATGACAAAAGAACAATATATAGAAAGTCTTAGAAAATTAAATCTAAAGGTTTATATGTTTGGGGAATTAGTAGAAAATGTTGTAGATCATCCAATTATTCGCCCATCTTTAAATTCTGTAGCAATGACATACGAATTAGCGCAAAATCCAGAATTTGAAGATTTAATGACTGCTACTTCAGACTTGACTGGAGAAAAAGTAAATCGTTTTACGCATCTTCATCAAAATACGGGAGATTTAATAAAGAAAGTTAAAATGCAGCGTTTGCTTGGACAAAAAACGGCTTCTTGCTTCCAAAGATGTGTTGGAATGGATGCTTTCAATTCTTTATTTAGTACTACTTATGAATTAGACAAAGAACATGGAACAAGCTATCATGAGAACTTCAAGAAATTTTTGACTTATGTTCAAAATAATGATTTAACAGTGGATGGTGCTATGACAGATCCAAAAGGAGATAGAGGCCTTTCACCTAGTAAACAAGAAGATCCAGATATGTACTTAAGAGTAGTAGAAAGAAGAGCGGATGGTATAGTAGTAAGAGGTGCAAAAGCACATCAAACAGGTATGACAAATTCCCATGAAATAATTGTAATGCCAACAATAGCAATGACAGAAAATGATAAAGATTGGGCAGTATCATTTGCAGTTCCAACAGATGCAGAGGGTGTGTTCCATATATATGGACGTCAATCTTGTGATACAAGAAAACTAGAAGATGGAATGATTGATAGAGGAAATAGTGAATTTGGTGGACAAGAAACATTAACTGTATTTGAAAATGTATTTGTGCCTAATGATAGAATATTTTTAAATGGAGAAACTGAATTTGCAGGAATGCTTGTAGAAAGATTTGCTGGATATCACAGACAAAGCTATGGTGGATGTAAAGTTGGCGTTGGTGATGTACTGATCGGAGCAGCAGCGGTAGCTTCAGAATATAATGGGGCTCATAAAGCAACACACATTAAGGATAAGTTAATAGAAATGACTCACCTAAATGAAACACTATTCGCTTGTGGAATAGCATGTTCTGCAGAAGGGCATGTAACAAAAGCAGGAAACTATGAAATAGATAATTTACTTGCAAATGTATGTAAGCAAAATGTTACTAGATTCCCCTATGAAATTTGTAGACTTGCAGAAGATATAGCTGGAGGGTTAATGGTAACAATGCCTTCAGAACAAGATTTCAGAAATCCAAAAACAGGACCATATATAGATAAATACTTAAAAGGTGTAGCAGCAGTTTCTACTGAAAATCGTATGAAAATTTTAAGATTAATCGAAAATATGACCCTTGGAACAGCAGCAGTAGGCTATCGAACAGAATCCATGCACGGAGCTGGATCACCACAAGCACAAAGAATAATGATTGCAAGACAGGGAAACTTAGCATATAAGAAAAAATTAGCAAAAACTATAGCCAAAGTAAACGAATAA
- a CDS encoding sigma 54-interacting transcriptional regulator: MKIRDAMMKSNLNCINECDIGKLNCTELNEIIESSFDGIYVTDGKANTLKINKSYENITGLQRKDMINRNMYELEKEGYISKSSTLMVLKNKKSNTIEQEFSTGKKVLVSSNPIFDDKGNISMVVTNVRDITKLYELEEQLAKNMKLTEKYYSEIEVMRIQYLNLSDIIAKDKTMIDLLEVAKRVASVDTTVLILGETGVGKEEIAKFLHKNSLRRDKNFIKINCGAIPQNLIESELFGYVKGAFTGANKEGKMGLFEVADGGTVFLDEIGELPLDIQVKLLNVLQEGKVERVGSVKSIKIDVRVLAATNRNLEDMTKEKTFRSDLYYRLNVVPLTIPPLRERREDIVPLVQYFLSELNNKYNFEKTFTIEAVNTLYNYDWPGNVRELKNIVERVIVMSSSDKIFGSDLPMKNHLNCIGKNIGSGDICNLKEAVGKVEAKLISQAFENTGNVRDAAKLLGIDASTFVRKRKRYLEKDML, translated from the coding sequence ATGAAAATTAGGGATGCTATGATGAAAAGTAATTTAAATTGCATTAATGAATGTGACATAGGAAAGCTTAATTGCACAGAGTTAAATGAGATTATTGAATCATCCTTTGATGGTATATATGTAACCGATGGCAAAGCAAACACATTAAAGATTAATAAATCTTATGAAAATATAACGGGTTTACAAAGAAAAGATATGATAAATAGGAATATGTATGAACTAGAAAAAGAGGGATACATATCAAAGTCATCAACTCTTATGGTATTAAAAAACAAAAAATCTAATACCATTGAGCAGGAATTTAGTACGGGTAAAAAGGTGTTAGTTTCTAGTAACCCCATATTTGATGACAAGGGTAATATAAGCATGGTGGTTACAAATGTACGAGATATAACGAAATTATACGAGTTAGAAGAACAGCTAGCTAAAAATATGAAGCTTACAGAAAAATATTATTCAGAGATAGAAGTTATGAGAATTCAATATTTAAATTTATCAGATATCATTGCAAAGGATAAAACAATGATAGATTTATTGGAGGTTGCTAAAAGAGTAGCTAGTGTGGATACTACTGTTTTAATATTAGGAGAAACGGGAGTTGGTAAGGAAGAAATTGCAAAATTTCTACATAAAAATAGTTTGAGGCGTGACAAGAATTTTATAAAAATTAATTGTGGAGCAATTCCTCAAAATCTTATAGAATCAGAACTCTTTGGATATGTAAAAGGGGCCTTTACAGGAGCGAATAAAGAAGGAAAGATGGGACTTTTTGAGGTGGCAGATGGAGGTACAGTTTTTTTAGATGAAATTGGAGAACTTCCTTTAGATATACAAGTTAAGCTACTTAATGTACTCCAAGAGGGAAAAGTTGAAAGAGTTGGATCGGTGAAATCGATTAAAATTGATGTAAGAGTACTCGCAGCTACTAATAGGAACTTAGAAGATATGACAAAAGAGAAAACCTTTAGATCAGATTTATATTATCGGTTAAATGTTGTCCCCCTTACTATACCACCATTAAGAGAAAGAAGAGAAGATATTGTACCTTTAGTTCAGTACTTCTTATCTGAATTAAATAATAAATATAATTTTGAGAAAACTTTCACTATTGAGGCAGTGAATACACTGTATAATTACGATTGGCCCGGTAATGTTAGGGAACTTAAGAACATTGTAGAAAGAGTTATAGTGATGAGCAGTAGTGACAAAATATTTGGAAGTGACTTGCCAATGAAAAACCATCTTAACTGCATAGGAAAAAATATTGGTAGTGGAGACATATGTAATTTAAAAGAGGCAGTTGGAAAAGTAGAAGCTAAACTTATTAGTCAGGCCTTTGAAAATACAGGTAATGTTAGAGATGCTGCAAAATTACTTGGCATTGATGCTTCTACTTTTGTTAGAAAGCGTAAAAGATATTTAGAAAAAGATATGTTGTAA
- a CDS encoding acyl-CoA reductase — protein MINCYGLNGEFNENGFIFQDFHEIDTCLNKNLEDLHEFPVQAIILIINEYSKKIATNREILKMEGVPFLCFYLKKVNMEKQLKLNLGNIEYLNDFVQVEDEKYIKTQPKGVVCHWMAGNVATLGIYSVLQSILCKNGNILRVSKKCVSEVYKLLVLLDNILVMYEGNTYSSKVILKNIALIYFNSEDGYHNSEMSLKADARIVWGGETAVNAISILPKKTTCKDLIFGPKYSFAVFEKSAIESDDFEEYLENLVTDIIAFKQKACSSPQVLFLEKSKLPLEEIAQRLSEKFEKMVKRYSNLDLEQAIAAKIINKRGEYSLCLDKQLYISKGLQYTILIDSELKLEEPITGRTIFVKQVDDILDVCPLITKNIQTIGIASKNSNKTLDFADRVTAFGVDRVVKIGYMNFYDSPWNGSLIMSELVRWCSLNVKGMF, from the coding sequence ATGATAAATTGTTATGGATTAAATGGAGAGTTCAATGAAAATGGATTCATATTTCAAGACTTTCATGAAATAGATACTTGCTTAAACAAGAATCTTGAAGATCTTCATGAATTCCCGGTGCAAGCTATAATACTTATTATAAATGAATATAGCAAGAAAATTGCTACAAACAGAGAAATATTAAAAATGGAAGGAGTTCCATTCTTGTGCTTTTATTTAAAGAAAGTAAATATGGAAAAACAGTTAAAGCTTAACTTAGGAAATATTGAATATCTAAATGATTTTGTACAGGTAGAGGATGAAAAATACATTAAAACACAACCAAAGGGTGTAGTATGCCATTGGATGGCAGGAAATGTTGCTACCCTCGGAATTTATTCAGTGCTTCAAAGTATACTATGCAAAAATGGTAATATTCTTCGCGTGTCAAAGAAATGTGTTAGTGAAGTATATAAATTATTGGTGCTTTTAGATAATATTTTGGTTATGTATGAGGGAAATACTTATTCCTCTAAAGTTATATTAAAAAATATTGCCCTTATTTATTTTAATAGTGAAGATGGGTATCACAATTCTGAGATGTCTTTAAAAGCAGATGCACGAATAGTTTGGGGTGGAGAAACTGCAGTAAATGCTATTTCTATTTTACCTAAAAAAACTACTTGTAAGGATTTAATTTTTGGACCTAAGTATTCTTTTGCAGTTTTTGAAAAATCAGCTATTGAAAGTGATGACTTTGAAGAATACTTAGAAAATCTAGTTACAGATATAATTGCATTTAAACAAAAAGCATGTTCTTCCCCTCAGGTATTGTTTTTAGAGAAAAGCAAACTACCTTTAGAGGAAATAGCGCAAAGGTTAAGTGAAAAATTTGAGAAGATGGTTAAAAGATATAGTAATTTAGATTTAGAGCAAGCCATAGCTGCAAAAATAATTAATAAAAGAGGAGAATATTCACTGTGTTTGGATAAGCAGCTTTATATAAGTAAGGGGCTTCAATATACAATACTAATTGATAGTGAATTAAAGCTTGAAGAACCTATTACTGGACGAACTATATTTGTAAAACAAGTGGATGATATATTAGATGTATGTCCTTTGATTACTAAAAACATACAAACCATTGGCATAGCATCAAAGAATAGTAACAAGACTTTAGATTTTGCAGACAGAGTAACGGCTTTTGGTGTAGATAGAGTTGTGAAAATTGGGTATATGAATTTCTATGATTCTCCTTGGAATGGCAGTTTAATAATGAGTGAATTAGTTAGATGGTGTTCTCTTAATGTAAAGGGAATGTTTTAA
- a CDS encoding acyl-protein synthetase, which translates to MDASELIDEIVLGEQFNIEKEKKEKLLLNIILSQLERNKSNLNIKAMYDRLGIDISSIKTLEQVPYIPVNMFKYFDLRICEQEQVVRVLNSSATTTGIPSKIYLDKRTSIRQTQGLISTLTSFLGGKRRPMLIIDSIDSNKRGDNITARGAAIRGLSTFGSKIFYVMDSENGELKLNIDRLVEFERAYNGEEILVYGFTYIMWSKFLNVLKQEGIKLDMPKLKLLHSGGWKKLISEKVEKNVFSETAAQVFNTNIANVIDFYGMVEQVGVVFIDCVYGHKHVPNFAEIIIRDLQTLEEVKLGETGLIEVMSILGTSYPSQAILTEDIGEFIGVDNCPCGRQGKYFRYKSRVDKAEIRGCGDTFAEREVGR; encoded by the coding sequence ATGGATGCTTCAGAATTGATAGATGAAATAGTTCTGGGAGAGCAGTTTAATATAGAAAAAGAAAAGAAGGAAAAGCTACTTTTAAATATTATCTTATCGCAACTAGAACGCAATAAGTCAAATTTAAATATAAAAGCTATGTATGATAGATTAGGTATAGATATTAGTAGTATCAAAACACTAGAGCAGGTTCCATATATTCCTGTAAATATGTTTAAATATTTTGATCTTAGAATATGTGAGCAAGAACAAGTGGTAAGAGTGTTAAACTCTAGTGCTACCACCACAGGAATTCCTAGTAAAATATATTTAGACAAAAGGACTTCCATAAGACAAACACAAGGATTAATAAGTACATTAACAAGCTTTTTAGGAGGAAAGAGAAGACCCATGCTTATAATAGATAGCATAGACAGCAACAAAAGAGGAGACAATATAACTGCACGTGGGGCGGCTATAAGAGGGTTAAGTACTTTTGGTAGTAAAATTTTTTATGTGATGGATAGTGAAAATGGTGAACTTAAATTAAATATAGATAGACTTGTGGAGTTTGAAAGAGCATATAATGGAGAAGAAATTTTAGTTTATGGTTTTACTTATATAATGTGGTCTAAATTCTTAAATGTATTAAAGCAGGAAGGAATAAAACTGGATATGCCTAAGTTAAAGCTATTACATAGTGGCGGGTGGAAAAAACTTATTTCTGAAAAGGTGGAAAAGAATGTTTTTTCAGAGACTGCAGCGCAGGTATTTAACACAAATATAGCCAACGTCATAGATTTTTATGGAATGGTGGAACAGGTGGGAGTAGTTTTTATTGATTGTGTGTATGGACATAAGCATGTTCCGAATTTTGCAGAGATTATTATAAGGGACCTGCAGACTTTAGAAGAGGTGAAGCTTGGTGAAACAGGGCTTATAGAGGTTATGAGTATTTTAGGTACTAGTTATCCGTCCCAAGCTATTCTAACTGAGGATATTGGTGAATTTATAGGAGTAGATAATTGTCCTTGTGGTAGACAAGGCAAGTATTTTAGATATAAATCTCGAGTAGACAAAGCAGAAATTAGAGGCTGTGGAGATACCTTTGCGGAAAGAGAGGTAGGAAGATGA
- a CDS encoding AMP-binding protein, with the protein MTFTDYVFEFSSKYDKTSVIFENEISYKKIFENVNRKASFIKNKKFSKNEAILLVSDNSNFFIENYFGIIKSGVICVPINPALNSNEIKYIIDSLNIKLIFTQNKFREKIKRLVCDDVEIYTQDSECDFTEVHEKKYSEDINIEEDVAVILFTSGSTGSPKGVMLTHYNLMYNTNSIIEYLKLSVQDRVEMVLPFYYCYGTSILHTHFRVGGSIVINNRFMFPQTVVEDINKYNCTGFSGVPSNYQILLRMTDIKHTKLPTLRYVTQAGGKLSEIFISELINALKGVDIFIMYGQTEGTARLSYLPPHLINEKMNSIGKGINGTELVVLNSQGNPVKSGEIGEIAARGGNVMKGYFNDKVETEKVIKQGYLYTGDLAKVDDEGYIYIVSREKNIIKSAGNRISPKEIEDVILQIPEVVECAVIGVYDDILGEAIKCFVVLLENKASINFKYILDFCKKQLPSYKTPRYIEFLKVLPKNSSGKVLTKKLK; encoded by the coding sequence ATGACCTTTACAGATTATGTTTTCGAGTTTTCATCAAAATACGATAAAACCTCTGTAATTTTTGAAAATGAAATAAGTTATAAGAAAATTTTTGAAAATGTAAATAGGAAAGCTTCTTTTATAAAAAATAAGAAGTTTTCTAAAAATGAGGCTATACTCCTGGTTTCAGATAATTCTAATTTTTTTATTGAGAATTATTTTGGAATAATTAAAAGTGGAGTCATTTGTGTTCCTATAAATCCAGCATTAAATAGCAATGAAATAAAGTATATTATTGACTCTCTTAATATTAAGTTAATTTTTACGCAGAATAAATTCCGCGAAAAAATAAAGAGATTGGTTTGTGATGATGTTGAGATTTATACACAAGACAGTGAGTGTGATTTTACTGAAGTGCATGAAAAAAAATATAGTGAGGATATAAATATAGAAGAAGACGTAGCTGTAATACTCTTTACTTCTGGGTCCACAGGAAGTCCTAAAGGGGTAATGCTTACTCATTATAATCTAATGTATAACACAAATTCTATAATAGAATACCTGAAGCTTTCAGTGCAAGATAGAGTGGAAATGGTTTTACCCTTTTACTATTGCTATGGAACTTCAATTTTGCATACTCATTTTAGGGTAGGTGGAAGCATTGTAATTAATAACAGATTTATGTTTCCGCAAACAGTTGTTGAGGATATAAATAAGTATAATTGCACAGGCTTTTCAGGGGTTCCTAGCAATTATCAAATACTTCTTAGAATGACAGATATAAAGCACACTAAGCTTCCAACCTTAAGGTACGTAACTCAAGCAGGAGGAAAATTGTCAGAGATTTTTATAAGTGAACTAATAAATGCGTTAAAAGGAGTAGATATTTTTATAATGTATGGTCAGACTGAGGGAACAGCAAGGCTATCTTATTTACCACCACATTTAATTAATGAAAAGATGAATTCTATAGGAAAAGGCATTAATGGAACGGAACTGGTGGTTTTAAATAGCCAAGGAAATCCTGTGAAATCTGGAGAAATAGGTGAGATTGCTGCCCGGGGTGGAAATGTAATGAAGGGATATTTCAATGACAAGGTAGAAACGGAAAAAGTTATAAAGCAGGGATACTTATATACGGGAGATCTAGCAAAAGTGGATGATGAGGGGTATATATATATAGTTTCAAGAGAGAAAAATATTATTAAAAGTGCTGGAAATAGAATAAGTCCTAAGGAAATAGAAGATGTAATATTACAAATTCCTGAGGTAGTGGAATGTGCAGTTATTGGAGTTTACGACGATATTTTAGGCGAAGCAATAAAGTGCTTTGTAGTATTATTAGAAAATAAAGCTTCTATAAACTTTAAATATATATTAGATTTTTGTAAAAAGCAATTACCCTCCTATAAAACTCCAAGGTATATAGAATTTCTAAAGGTTCTTCCCAAAAATTCCTCTGGTAAGGTGTTAACAAAAAAACTTAAATAA
- a CDS encoding acyl carrier protein has translation MANLEKLNKVLRDVFDFKKSEDISDNLGPDDIENWDSLGHVELITSLEEVFDISLEVIDISRMYTIGGIKKILGKYGIQI, from the coding sequence ATGGCTAATTTAGAAAAACTAAACAAGGTGTTACGAGATGTATTTGATTTTAAAAAATCAGAGGATATAAGTGATAATTTGGGACCAGATGATATAGAAAATTGGGATTCTTTAGGACATGTAGAGCTTATAACAAGTTTAGAAGAAGTTTTTGACATATCCTTAGAGGTGATAGATATTTCCAGAATGTATACCATAGGAGGAATTAAGAAAATACTTGGAAAATATGGCATTCAGATATGA